A part of Osmerus mordax isolate fOsmMor3 chromosome 10, fOsmMor3.pri, whole genome shotgun sequence genomic DNA contains:
- the bub3 gene encoding mitotic checkpoint protein BUB3: MTGSNEYKLNQGPEDSISAVKFSPSTAQFLLVSSWDSTVRLYDVGGNSMRMKYQHSAPVLDCAFYDPTHSWSGGLDTQLKTHDLNTDQDTIVGTHDAPIRCVEYCPEVNVMVTGSWDRSVRLWDPRTPCNAGTFSQPEKVYTLSVAGDRVIVGTAGRRVLVWDLRNMGYVQQRRESSLKYQTRCIRAFPNKQGYVLSSIEGRVAVEYLDPSQEVQKKKYAFKCHRLKENGIEQVYPVNAISFHSVHNTFATGGSDGFVNIWDPFNKKRLCQFHRYPTSIASLAFSNDGSTLAIASSYMQEQGDISHPEDAIFIRQVTDAETKPK; this comes from the exons ATGACTGGCTCAAACGAGTACAAGCTTAACCAGGGCCCAGAAGACAGCATCTCTGCTGTGAAGTTCAGCCCTAGTACAGCCCAATTTCTATTGGTATCCTCCTGGGACTCTACTGTCCGCCTTTATGATGTTGGGGGGAACTCCATGAGGATGAAGTATCAACACTCAGCGCCTGTTCTAGATTGTGCTTTTTAT GATCCTACACATTCCTGGAGTGGAGGTTTAGACACTCAGCTGAAAACCCATGATCTTAACACAGATCAAG ATACTATAGTTGGGACACATGATGCTCCCATTCGTTGTGTAGAGTACTGCCCAGAGGTCAACGTCATGGTAACAGGAAGTTGGGACAGATCAGTTCGGCTGTGGGACCCTCGGACACCATGTAATGCTGGCACCTTTAGCCAGCCTGAAAAG GTGTATACTCTATCTGTGGCGGGAGACAGGGTGATTGTGGGGACTGCAGGCAGAAGGGTACTGGTTTGGGACCTCAGGAACATGGGCTATGtccagcagaggagagagtcCAGTCTCAAGTACCAAACACGCTGCATTCGAGCCTTCCCCAACAAGCAG GGCTATGTTCTGAGTTCAATCGAAGGCCGTGTGGCCGTGGAGTACCTGGACCCAAGCCAGGAGGTTCAAAAGAAGAAGTATGCCTTTAAGTGCCACAGGCTGAAGGAGAATGGAATTGAACAGGTTTACCCTGTCAATGCCATCTCATTTCACAGTGTCCACAACACATTTGCCACAG GTGGCTCAGACGGGTTCGTGAACATCTGGGACCCCTTCAACAAGAAGCGTCTGTGCCAGTTCCACCGCTATCCCACCAGCATCGCCTCACTGGCCTTCAGCAATGACGGCTCCACGCTGGCCATTGCCTCCTCCTAtatgcaggagcagggagacattAGCCACCCGGAGGACGCCATCTTTATCCGCCAAGTAACAGATGCCGAGACCAAGCCCAAGTAA